One Spea bombifrons isolate aSpeBom1 chromosome 1, aSpeBom1.2.pri, whole genome shotgun sequence DNA window includes the following coding sequences:
- the CHRNA9 gene encoding neuronal acetylcholine receptor subunit alpha-9: MKMKSFSAFMYSALWLIISHLELKGVESAKGKYAQKLFRELFEDYSNALRPVEDTDKALNVTLQITLSQIKDVDERNQILTAYLWVRLSWYDAYLKWDRDEYDGLDSIRIPSNMVWRPDIVLYNKADDEFSEPVNTNVVLRYDGKITWDSPAITKSSCVVDVSYFPFDDQQCNLTFGSWTYNGNQVDIINALDTGDLSDFVENVEWEMQGMPAVKNVITYGCCSEPYPDVTFTLILKRRSSFYIFNLLIPCLMISFLAPLGFYLPADSGEKVSLGVTVLLALTVFQLMVAESMPPSESVPLIGKYYIATMTMITASTALTIIIMNIHLCGAEAKPIPRWARVVILNYMSKIFFVYDVGENCTSSQNDSDTKSNDSVHSYDDYDKEQDFYETFNCPLSETENFVCDFDIHKKLNNQVAGNFGLQCEIPERPHCLHCVHYKVLLSNIEYITNWYREQKAISAKGIEWKKVAKVMDRFFMWVFFSMVFFMSILIIGKAV, translated from the exons ATGAAAATGAAGTCATTTTCAGCATTTATGTACAGTGCCCTTTGGCTTATTATATCCCATCTGGAGTTGAAAG GTGTTGAATCAGCAAAAGGGAAATATGCCCAAAAGTTATTCAGGGAATTGTTTGAGGACTATTCTAATGCTTTGAGACCCGTGGAAGATACTGATAAAGCACTTAACGTTACCCTTCAGATTACTCTCTCTCAAATCAAAGATGTG GATGAAAGAAACCAAATTCTGACTGCGTACTTATGGGTACGACTGAGCTGGTATGATGCATACCTCAAGTGGGACAGAGATGAATATGATGGTTTGGACTCAATCCGTATTCCTAGCAACATGGTGTGGAGACCCGACATTGTGCTGTATAACAA GGCAGATGATGAATTCTCTGAGCCAGTAAATACAAATGTTGTCCTACGTTATGATGGTAAAATCACATGGGACTCACCAGCGATCACAAAGAGTTCTTGTGTCGTAGATGTGTCCTATTTCCCCTTCGACGATCAGCAATGCAACCTGACATTTGGTTCCTGGACCTACAATGGCAACCAAGTGGACATTATAAATGCTTTGGACACAGGGGACCTGTCTGATTTTGTGGAAAATGTAGAATGGGAAATGCAAGGCATGCCAGCAGTAAAGAACGTCATTACTTATGGCTGCTGCTCTGAGCCTTATCCAGATGTCACTTTCACATTGATTTTGAAGAGGAGATCTTCCTTCTACATATTCAACCTGCTAATTCCATGTTTGATGATATCCTTTCTGGCTCCTCTAGGATTCTATCTCCCAGCAGATTCAGGTGAAAAGGTGTCCCTGGGTGTAACCGTTCTCCTGGCCTTAACTGTATTCCAGTTAATGGTTGCAGAAAGCATGCCTCCTTCTGAGAGTGTGCCACTGATAG gtaaatatTACATAGCGACCATGACAATGATAACAGCCTCCACCGCACTAACAATAATTATCATGAACATTCACCTCTGTGGAGCGGAAGCCAAGCCTATTCCTCGATGGGCTAGGGTTGTGATTCTGAACTACATGTCaaagatattttttgtttatgatgTGGGTGAGAACTGTACCAGCTCTCAGAATGATTCCGACACCAAATCAAATGACAGCGTCCATTCCTATGATGACTATGACAAAGAGCAAGACTTCTACGAGACCTTCAACTGTCCTCTCTCAGAAACTGAAAATTTTGTCTGTGACTTTGACATTCATAAAAAGCTCAATAACCAAGTGGCTGGAAATTTTGGTCTACAGTGTGAAATTCCAGAGCGTCCACACTGTCTCCACTGCGTACACTATAAAGTCCTGCTCAGCAACATTGAATACATCACCAATTGGTACAGGGAGCAGAAAGCAATAAGTGCTAAAGGAATTGAGTGGAAAAAGGTTGCAAAAGTGATGGATAGGTTCTTCATGTGGGTCTTTTTCAGCATGGTGTTCTTTATGAGCATTTTAATTATTGGAAAGGCCGTGTGA
- the RHOH gene encoding rho-related GTP-binding protein RhoH: MNAIKCVLVGDAAVGKTSLLVRFTSEAFPDTYKPTVYENTGIDVYMDGIQISLGLWDTAGNDAFKSIRPLSLQHADIVLLCFSVANHASFLNVRNKWIPEVRHHLPNIPVLVVATQTDQRELDQMRVPCIHSADGKQLARDVRAKGYVECSALTNRGVQQVFECAVRTAINQAKKRARRKRFSVNECKII; encoded by the coding sequence ATGAATGCCATTAAATGTGTGTTGGTGGGCGATGCTGCTGTTGGGAAAACCTCTCTTCTCGTTCGTTTCACATCTGAGGCCTTCCCCGACACTTACAAACCCACAGTGTATGAAAATACAGGTATCGATGTGTACATGGACGGCATTCAGATTAGTCTGGGACTTTGGGATACAGCAGGTAATGATGCTTTCAAAAGTATCCGTCCGCTTTCTCTTCAACACGCAGACATTGTCTTACTGTGCTTCTCGGTGGCCAACCATGCATCTTTTCTGAATGTCCGGAACAAGTGGATTCCTGAAGTCAGGCATCATTTGCCTAATATTCCAGTGCTGGTGGTAGCCACTCAGACCGACCAGAGGGAACTGGATCAAATGCGCGTCCCTTGCATCCATTCAGCGGATGGGAAACAGTTAGCCCGAGATGTGAGAGCCAAGGGATACGTAGAGTGTTCGGCCCTAACCAACAGGGGAGTGCAGCAGGTGTTTGAGTGTGCCGTCAGGACAGCTATCAACCAAGCAAAGAAACGAGCCCGGAGGAAACGCTTTTCTGTAAACGAATGCAAAATTATTTGA